A single window of Paenibacillus sp. FSL H8-0537 DNA harbors:
- a CDS encoding toprim domain-containing protein → MDIAIIVEGKNDKSRVRRVLDESIPIYCTYGTPGTEQLEKLRKQIAERHVYIFTDNDSSGKRIRGMLRDVFPDAEHIYTRRGYSGVEHTPEEYVIAQLEKAGLEEHILYPPPAPPPQD, encoded by the coding sequence ATAGACATTGCGATAATTGTAGAGGGAAAGAATGATAAAAGCCGCGTCAGGCGCGTGCTTGACGAAAGCATTCCGATCTATTGTACATACGGCACTCCCGGGACCGAGCAGCTTGAGAAGCTGCGCAAGCAAATCGCCGAGCGTCACGTTTATATTTTCACAGACAATGATTCGTCTGGCAAACGCATTCGGGGCATGCTGCGCGATGTATTCCCTGATGCCGAGCATATTTATACGAGGCGCGGGTATTCAGGCGTAGAGCATACCCCTGAGGAATACGTCATCGCCCAATTGGAAAAAGCGGGATTAGAGGAACATATTCTGTATCCTCCTCCCGCTCCTCCCCCGCAAGATTAA
- a CDS encoding MFS transporter yields the protein MKTAIWLYFFLFVAFFDLHAQYPILTPFAISLGAAPSFIGLMMGMYSITHLPGNLIAGYGVDRFGSRLFIVFSLLGAGVILLFQAQVTNPWQLLVLRSISGFVLAFLSPACLALLARMTSNRTEQGKLMAGNGLVHTLATVISPAAGAYMVAKIGFTTAFYMLGWILIVTAICALFFIRDIPAAAVPVTPAGIQPQKLASPAPADSRSVSWLIYVLPVGISCAQGILSFELPLMATTTAGMMTTGLLFSVVSIGALITLSMLFLNRFSAYRRTLWGALALALIYFCIAADSPLPFAVMLLMVGMAKGIVIPAISILLIELSGGARYGRTFSALSIAYSIGAFLGPMLAGQLRDYMSPYYIAFLALMLAVSILPFHRRSPLVTRTHFSS from the coding sequence ATGAAAACCGCCATCTGGCTCTATTTTTTTCTGTTCGTCGCCTTTTTTGATTTGCATGCGCAATATCCGATTTTGACGCCTTTCGCCATCTCGCTTGGCGCAGCGCCCTCGTTCATCGGGCTGATGATGGGCATGTACTCCATTACGCATCTGCCTGGCAACCTCATTGCCGGCTATGGCGTTGACCGCTTTGGCAGCAGGCTGTTTATCGTCTTCAGCTTGCTTGGAGCAGGGGTCATCCTCTTGTTTCAAGCTCAGGTGACGAATCCTTGGCAGCTGCTCGTCCTTCGCTCTATTAGCGGCTTCGTGCTCGCCTTCCTCTCGCCGGCATGCCTGGCCTTGCTTGCCCGTATGACGAGCAACCGTACTGAGCAGGGCAAGCTTATGGCTGGCAACGGGCTCGTTCATACGCTGGCAACCGTCATTTCACCAGCAGCCGGCGCTTATATGGTGGCCAAAATCGGCTTCACCACCGCGTTTTATATGCTGGGCTGGATTTTAATCGTTACTGCGATATGCGCGCTGTTTTTCATCCGCGATATCCCGGCAGCAGCCGTCCCTGTCACTCCTGCCGGAATACAGCCCCAAAAGCTGGCTTCCCCGGCGCCTGCCGATTCGAGGTCCGTATCCTGGCTCATTTATGTATTGCCGGTTGGCATCAGCTGCGCGCAGGGCATACTCTCCTTTGAGCTGCCGCTCATGGCGACAACGACCGCTGGCATGATGACGACGGGCTTGCTTTTCTCAGTTGTCAGCATCGGCGCCCTAATTACGCTCAGTATGCTGTTTCTCAACCGCTTCTCCGCCTATCGCCGTACTTTATGGGGAGCGCTCGCGCTGGCTTTGATTTATTTCTGCATCGCCGCTGATTCGCCGCTGCCCTTTGCCGTTATGCTGCTGATGGTAGGCATGGCAAAAGGCATTGTCATTCCCGCGATTTCAATCTTGCTTATTGAGCTAAGTGGAGGCGCACGCTACGGCCGCACCTTTTCCGCTCTATCCATTGCCTATTCGATTGGCGCCTTCCTCGGGCCAATGCTTGCCGGTCAACTGCGCGATTATATGTCGCCGTATTATATCGCCTTTCTCGCCTTGATGCTCGCTGTGTCGATTCTCCCTTTCCACCGCCGCAGCCCGCTCGTCACGCGAACCCATTTCTCATCATGA
- a CDS encoding zinc ABC transporter substrate-binding protein → MKKQRKMNSALKRLIMTLMFLALSAIVLAGCTSGSGSEAANGDGKLKITATTGMIANVASEVGGDDVAVTGLMGSGIDPHLYKASQGDVKKLDQADIIFYNGLHLEGKMGEMFEKLEKQKPTVAVSSQIPESELHGNPSGDSTTHDPHIWFNVKLWMSATEVIRDTLVEKDPANEAGYKERAEAYLAKLEELDQYAREQIATIPEKGRILVTAHDAFGYFGAAYGLEVTGLQGMNTMSEYGSKDVSELRDFLVEKQIKAVFIESSVPRKSIDSVIEGARQLGHEVTIGGELFSDAMGDPGTVEGTYIGMVKHNVDTIVNALK, encoded by the coding sequence ATGAAGAAGCAGCGTAAAATGAATTCGGCGTTGAAGAGGTTAATTATGACGTTAATGTTTTTGGCTTTATCCGCAATTGTATTGGCAGGCTGTACAAGCGGCAGTGGCAGTGAGGCAGCAAACGGAGATGGAAAATTAAAAATCACGGCGACCACCGGAATGATCGCTAATGTGGCGTCAGAGGTTGGCGGAGACGATGTTGCAGTAACAGGACTTATGGGGTCGGGTATCGACCCCCATTTATACAAAGCATCCCAAGGTGATGTAAAGAAGCTGGATCAGGCTGATATTATTTTTTATAACGGCTTGCACCTGGAAGGGAAAATGGGGGAGATGTTCGAGAAGCTGGAGAAGCAAAAGCCAACAGTGGCAGTCTCCTCGCAAATTCCAGAATCGGAGCTGCATGGCAATCCAAGCGGCGACTCCACAACACATGATCCGCATATCTGGTTCAATGTTAAGCTGTGGATGTCTGCAACCGAGGTTATACGCGATACGCTAGTGGAGAAAGACCCAGCGAACGAGGCGGGCTACAAGGAGCGGGCGGAGGCTTACCTAGCGAAGCTTGAGGAGCTTGATCAATATGCAAGAGAGCAAATCGCAACGATTCCTGAAAAAGGCAGAATTCTCGTAACGGCGCATGACGCCTTCGGATATTTTGGCGCTGCTTATGGCCTAGAGGTCACAGGCTTGCAGGGGATGAATACGATGTCTGAGTATGGGTCGAAGGATGTAAGCGAGCTGAGAGATTTTCTCGTTGAAAAACAAATCAAAGCGGTGTTCATCGAATCCAGCGTGCCGCGCAAATCCATCGATTCCGTTATCGAGGGTGCTCGCCAATTGGGGCATGAAGTGACAATCGGCGGCGAATTGTTTTCTGACGCGATGGGCGATCCAGGAACGGTAGAAGGTACTTATATCGGTATGGTTAAACATAACGTAGATACAATTGTAAATGCACTCAAATAA
- a CDS encoding metal-dependent hydrolase translates to MDTGTHLVIGIGLAGLATIDPVIAADQTLHTAVLIGTVVGSQAPDADTLLRLKGNASYIRNHRGLSHSIPAIAIWTVVITGLLELFYHGSLPWLRVGGWVLLAVCVHVLSDLFNAYGTQAMRPFTEKWISWNIIHIFDPVIFITHIIAILLWAIGAISPTIIFPILYLFTAAYFVWRTIAQKTIMRKLPALDKENLSADGYLLIPTVSLSIWNVVKHMKDGSFAVGDLRNGSLRWVDRVKCSDHPAAARSKSDPAIRSFLYLTKFACADVTEHEWGYEVRWSDVRYRHRKQYPFLGVLLMDKEYKTLGSYVGWLSDERLMKRLRMNTY, encoded by the coding sequence GTGGATACAGGAACACATTTAGTTATAGGCATCGGCCTTGCAGGGCTTGCCACCATTGACCCCGTTATTGCAGCTGATCAAACGCTGCATACGGCAGTCTTGATTGGAACGGTTGTTGGCTCGCAAGCTCCGGATGCCGATACACTGCTGCGCCTGAAGGGCAATGCCAGCTATATCCGCAATCATCGCGGGCTTTCACACTCGATTCCTGCAATAGCCATTTGGACTGTCGTTATTACCGGCTTGCTGGAACTGTTTTACCATGGCAGCCTGCCATGGCTCCGTGTAGGAGGCTGGGTACTGCTCGCCGTATGCGTCCATGTGCTGAGCGATCTATTTAATGCCTATGGCACACAAGCGATGCGGCCTTTCACGGAAAAATGGATTTCATGGAACATTATACACATTTTTGATCCGGTGATCTTCATTACCCACATTATTGCTATTTTACTGTGGGCAATTGGGGCGATAAGCCCAACGATCATTTTTCCGATTCTTTATTTGTTTACAGCCGCTTATTTTGTATGGCGAACGATAGCCCAGAAAACAATTATGCGGAAGCTGCCTGCCTTGGATAAGGAAAATCTTTCGGCAGACGGATATCTGCTCATTCCGACCGTATCACTCAGCATATGGAATGTGGTCAAGCATATGAAGGATGGCAGCTTCGCTGTTGGCGATTTGCGAAATGGCTCGCTCCGCTGGGTCGACAGGGTAAAATGCTCCGATCATCCCGCGGCTGCCAGATCCAAAAGCGATCCCGCGATTCGCTCCTTCCTCTACTTAACCAAATTTGCCTGCGCTGATGTCACAGAGCATGAATGGGGCTATGAGGTGCGTTGGTCCGATGTTCGCTACCGACATCGCAAGCAATACCCTTTTCTCGGTGTCCTGTTAATGGACAAGGAATATAAAACTTTAGGCTCTTACGTTGGCTGGCTGAGCGACGAACGGCTAATGAAGCGGCTGCGAATGAATACTTATTAA
- a CDS encoding transglutaminase-like domain-containing protein, with amino-acid sequence MTEWIQAGSQSMMEPVTAAVLLVLLVSLIQGLIRGASGSARRLFFFVWESIVIVACLVLASHWAGKLSPVAADMLRKHVIVPSRELGSIEQAWYTLITSIRDFSLLRYVLLFLLIYMLLRVAASGLNPLLEPIFRRRVHVDGDGRQQERRMALPRQRAASRAFGALLGGIHGAGRAFIFIAVLFVYVSLLPNGVGAQMIKQSPLYSQAAVLLEPVAGDMLAGRGPVLAEAMQAEFQNILQRKYEVIDYAIPADIEQAAVQVVKDARTDEAKARALYAWLGTRIVYDWDKARNYEEQGIWQEQSPQNTFDTRKGVCIDVARLYDMMARAVDIEVRVVTGLGADGKGGFGPHAWNEVRIDGKWLPLDATWASSGDWFNSPDFEQTHIRDKQLSM; translated from the coding sequence ATGACGGAATGGATTCAGGCAGGCAGCCAAAGTATGATGGAGCCTGTCACAGCTGCCGTTCTCCTGGTGCTCCTTGTCTCACTCATTCAGGGTTTGATTAGGGGCGCATCGGGATCGGCGAGGCGCCTTTTCTTTTTTGTGTGGGAAAGTATCGTCATCGTGGCTTGTCTTGTCCTCGCTTCGCATTGGGCGGGCAAGCTATCGCCCGTCGCAGCGGATATGCTGAGGAAGCATGTTATCGTCCCTAGCAGAGAGCTGGGATCGATTGAGCAGGCATGGTACACATTGATAACGAGTATAAGGGATTTTTCGCTGCTGCGTTATGTGCTGCTGTTTCTGCTCATTTATATGCTGCTGCGCGTTGCTGCCTCCGGGCTTAACCCGTTGTTGGAGCCCATATTTAGGCGAAGGGTTCACGTAGACGGGGATGGTCGCCAGCAGGAGCGGCGGATGGCTCTCCCAAGGCAGCGGGCGGCAAGCCGCGCTTTTGGGGCATTGTTAGGCGGTATCCATGGAGCAGGCCGAGCTTTCATATTCATTGCTGTGCTGTTCGTGTATGTGTCCTTGCTGCCGAATGGCGTTGGAGCACAGATGATTAAGCAATCGCCGCTGTATTCGCAGGCTGCTGTACTGCTGGAACCGGTGGCGGGCGATATGCTCGCTGGACGCGGGCCTGTATTGGCCGAGGCGATGCAGGCGGAATTCCAAAATATTTTACAGCGAAAATATGAAGTGATTGATTATGCCATTCCTGCAGATATTGAGCAGGCGGCGGTGCAGGTCGTCAAGGATGCAAGGACGGATGAGGCGAAAGCAAGGGCGCTGTATGCATGGCTAGGTACGCGAATTGTCTATGATTGGGACAAGGCCCGCAATTATGAGGAGCAGGGCATTTGGCAGGAGCAATCTCCGCAAAACACATTTGATACGCGAAAAGGTGTTTGCATCGATGTTGCGAGATTGTATGACATGATGGCGCGAGCTGTAGACATCGAGGTGCGGGTCGTAACGGGGCTTGGCGCAGATGGGAAGGGCGGCTTTGGCCCCCATGCGTGGAATGAAGTGCGTATAGATGGAAAATGGCTGCCGCTGGATGCAACTTGGGCTTCATCGGGTGATTGGTTTAATTCGCCTGACTTTGAGCAGACGCATATTCGGGATAAGCAGCTAAGCATGTAA
- a CDS encoding AEC family transporter gives MSIFYHILWSNVAPLTLMIAIGFSMQRLFSLDIKTLSKLNFYVFSPAVIFQLLRTTELEMSLIWKVLLFVVIFMLLQAIAVEIVVKMRGLQGGMRGSMRNSVLFYNSANYGIPLNQLAFAGNPMTLAVQILVMTTQSFLPNTYGIYSVNAHKLSWRDTLKTIFSMPIIYVIPLAFLLKGLDVDLPQPLQTPIEYLANGFIGTALITLGVQLGSMKWRFDKRLLGNVLLSNGLRLIGGPLLAALAIWLISATGLFVFDKLTTAALIVSASVPTSLSSVLLAVEFDNEPEFASQAVFLSTVFSIVTVSFVIFILHI, from the coding sequence ATGTCTATCTTTTATCATATTTTATGGAGTAACGTTGCGCCGCTTACATTGATGATAGCTATCGGCTTCTCAATGCAGCGGCTTTTTTCTTTGGATATCAAAACCTTGTCTAAGCTGAATTTTTATGTTTTTTCGCCGGCTGTCATTTTTCAACTGCTGCGTACGACAGAGCTTGAAATGAGCCTTATTTGGAAGGTGCTGCTGTTTGTCGTTATCTTCATGCTGCTGCAGGCTATAGCAGTAGAAATCGTTGTGAAAATGCGCGGGCTGCAGGGAGGCATGCGCGGCTCCATGCGCAACAGCGTGCTGTTCTATAATAGTGCCAATTACGGCATACCGCTCAATCAGCTGGCGTTTGCTGGGAATCCCATGACGCTGGCGGTACAGATATTGGTCATGACGACGCAGTCTTTTTTGCCGAATACGTATGGCATCTACAGCGTGAACGCTCATAAGCTGTCATGGCGCGATACGCTGAAGACGATTTTTTCTATGCCGATCATTTATGTCATTCCGCTCGCTTTTCTACTAAAAGGGCTGGACGTAGATTTGCCGCAGCCGCTGCAGACGCCAATTGAATATTTGGCAAATGGATTTATTGGGACAGCGCTTATTACGCTCGGTGTCCAGCTCGGCAGCATGAAGTGGCGGTTTGACAAGCGTCTGCTGGGCAATGTGCTGCTGTCAAATGGGCTTCGGCTAATAGGGGGCCCGCTGCTGGCAGCTCTTGCTATTTGGCTGATCAGCGCAACAGGGCTGTTCGTATTCGATAAGCTGACGACTGCGGCGCTAATCGTGTCGGCCTCGGTGCCTACCTCGCTGAGCAGCGTGCTGCTGGCGGTGGAATTCGACAATGAGCCGGAGTTTGCTTCTCAGGCGGTGTTTTTGTCAACGGTATTCAGCATTGTGACGGTATCGTTCGTTATTTTTATACTTCATATTTAA
- the gerQ gene encoding spore coat protein GerQ, translating to MTNGYGYKTAVSPANTGGYGYPHPMGGQPMPTPMPMPAMMQPMMGGQMPGMQQVAGMQAMQPMPVNVPSGSFVTPSGGNVVTVPIVEESYVENILRLNRGKMATFYMTYENNREWNAKTFRGIIEAAGRDHIIISDPTTGMRYMLLSINLDYVTFDGPINYEYPFQGNMITNSTPLSTSRD from the coding sequence ATGACGAATGGTTATGGTTACAAAACAGCGGTTAGTCCAGCAAATACAGGGGGCTACGGCTATCCTCATCCGATGGGCGGGCAGCCAATGCCAACGCCGATGCCGATGCCGGCAATGATGCAGCCAATGATGGGGGGCCAAATGCCTGGCATGCAGCAGGTAGCGGGCATGCAAGCGATGCAGCCGATGCCGGTTAACGTCCCTAGCGGCTCCTTCGTAACCCCATCAGGCGGCAATGTGGTTACAGTTCCAATCGTAGAGGAATCATACGTAGAAAATATTTTACGGCTTAACCGTGGCAAAATGGCTACCTTCTACATGACATATGAGAACAACCGTGAATGGAACGCCAAAACCTTCCGCGGCATTATAGAGGCTGCGGGACGCGACCACATTATTATTAGCGATCCAACAACAGGCATGCGCTATATGCTTCTTTCCATTAATCTGGATTATGTCACCTTTGATGGTCCAATCAATTATGAGTATCCATTTCAAGGCAACATGATTACAAACAGTACACCGCTAAGCACAAGCCGCGACTAG
- the cyoE gene encoding heme o synthase, which yields MGAICALSHTREARFVFKDLIALTKPGLLRLNMFAAVGGFWVASKWQIAWFDLIWMLIGSTLTMASACVINNYWDRELDQKMERTKGRALPTGRMKPLFVLGYGLVLGIIGELVLFIAVNPLTGWLGLLGWFVYIVIYTIWLKRSSTWSTSVGGISGAMPPVIGYCAVTNEVDAGAWLMFALLFLWQPAHFWSLGIRRVEEYRTAGFPLLPVVKGIRRTKLQMIPYVALLIPTCFLMFYYGYTGYVFLVLSVAGSVLWAVHTIRGLKAKDTEKWAKTNFLISVNYLMVVFIVMIVNTVK from the coding sequence ATGGGCGCTATCTGCGCCTTGTCACATACTCGGGAGGCTCGCTTCGTGTTTAAGGACTTGATAGCATTGACAAAACCAGGTTTGCTCCGGCTCAATATGTTTGCAGCTGTTGGTGGCTTTTGGGTAGCTTCCAAATGGCAAATTGCTTGGTTTGATCTGATCTGGATGCTGATTGGCTCCACGCTCACGATGGCGTCTGCTTGCGTCATTAATAATTATTGGGATCGTGAGCTGGATCAGAAGATGGAGAGAACGAAAGGACGAGCTTTGCCGACAGGCCGAATGAAGCCGCTGTTTGTGCTTGGGTACGGGCTTGTACTCGGCATTATTGGGGAATTGGTGCTGTTTATAGCCGTTAATCCGCTTACGGGCTGGTTAGGGCTTTTGGGCTGGTTCGTATATATCGTTATTTATACGATTTGGTTGAAGCGCAGTTCCACTTGGAGTACGTCGGTGGGTGGAATTTCAGGAGCGATGCCTCCGGTAATCGGTTATTGCGCAGTAACGAATGAAGTGGATGCAGGAGCTTGGCTCATGTTCGCTCTGTTATTTTTATGGCAGCCGGCTCATTTCTGGTCGCTTGGCATTAGACGCGTGGAGGAATATCGCACGGCTGGCTTCCCTCTGCTGCCTGTTGTTAAAGGGATTAGACGGACCAAGCTGCAGATGATTCCTTATGTAGCTCTGCTTATACCTACTTGTTTTCTCATGTTTTATTATGGCTACACTGGGTATGTCTTTCTAGTGTTGTCCGTTGCAGGGAGTGTATTGTGGGCGGTGCACACGATTCGCGGCCTGAAGGCGAAGGATACGGAAAAATGGGCAAAAACGAATTTTCTTATCTCGGTCAACTATTTAATGGTTGTATTCATTGTAATGATCGTTAATACGGTGAAATAA
- a CDS encoding cell wall hydrolase, with protein sequence MAVIKTSAEDTKMLARLMRAEAEGDGELGMLMVGNVGVNRVLGNCLDFRNIRSIPQMVFQSPGGFEATQKGYFYQKARDRDIRLAERVIKGERQHPASNALWFFRPAAGCPGTWYNQSNSGRFKAHCFFVPTQANCPTVY encoded by the coding sequence GTGGCAGTCATCAAGACAAGTGCAGAGGATACGAAAATGCTGGCAAGACTGATGCGCGCAGAAGCGGAGGGGGATGGTGAGCTTGGCATGTTGATGGTTGGCAATGTTGGTGTCAACCGCGTACTAGGCAATTGCCTCGACTTTAGAAATATTCGCTCCATTCCGCAGATGGTGTTTCAAAGCCCCGGCGGCTTTGAGGCGACCCAAAAAGGCTATTTCTATCAAAAAGCGCGCGATCGCGACATCCGACTCGCCGAGCGCGTCATTAAAGGCGAACGGCAGCATCCAGCGTCCAATGCGCTCTGGTTTTTCCGCCCCGCTGCTGGCTGTCCTGGCACCTGGTACAATCAGTCGAACAGCGGCCGCTTCAAAGCTCACTGCTTCTTCGTTCCTACCCAGGCTAATTGTCCAACTGTTTATTAG
- a CDS encoding SCO family protein, whose protein sequence is MDFLKKHSFKIAVLALCLGMGIYLLMTNVFKPETPMPVLQEAPAFELTDLDGNKVTKESTNGKARLVYFYFANCPDVCPPTTFLLSQVQEGLEKEGILGTDAEMISITFDPERDTTEVIKAFAERNYAKLDQGWLFLRGNDPEGAIKLSQDFGASVIKDKEGTGFTHMNVITLVDKTGQIRKWISASNEELTPESIVADMKRLAKE, encoded by the coding sequence ATGGATTTTTTGAAAAAGCATAGCTTCAAAATTGCTGTGCTGGCACTTTGCCTGGGGATGGGCATTTATTTATTAATGACCAATGTTTTCAAACCGGAAACGCCAATGCCGGTTCTGCAAGAAGCGCCAGCCTTCGAGCTGACGGATTTGGACGGCAATAAAGTGACGAAGGAGTCGACGAACGGCAAAGCAAGATTGGTGTATTTTTATTTTGCCAATTGCCCAGACGTATGTCCGCCGACGACATTCCTATTGTCTCAGGTACAGGAAGGCTTGGAGAAGGAGGGCATACTGGGAACAGATGCCGAAATGATCTCGATTACGTTCGATCCTGAGCGTGATACAACGGAGGTTATTAAGGCGTTCGCGGAGCGCAATTATGCCAAGCTGGATCAGGGCTGGCTGTTTTTGCGGGGGAATGATCCAGAGGGAGCCATCAAGCTGTCTCAGGATTTTGGTGCGAGCGTCATTAAGGATAAAGAAGGAACCGGCTTTACACATATGAATGTGATTACTCTAGTGGACAAAACAGGCCAAATCCGCAAGTGGATTTCCGCAAGCAATGAGGAATTGACTCCGGAAAGCATCGTTGCTGATATGAAGCGGCTTGCCAAGGAATAG
- a CDS encoding penicillin-binding transpeptidase domain-containing protein: MLTDDPQKREINNKRHFSFRLNLFFFIVFGLFSVLIIQLAILQFVEGPTLSAAGSKKSTRNVKIAPIRGNIYDSEGKAIAYSTSMQSLYFSIPPNYKSAELKQLATEEATRLVEVFDKYGDPAFKMTVEDVIMQMDLGYRLNTISTPRRIKTGLTNAEIAYFLGNKSSFVGLDIMEESVRHYSQDTTAVQLVGYLKKFKGVRENLDFYGEKAQEKDPQLQYLEDEEVGFDGLELLYQDILRGKNGLKSYPVNNQEVIVGPVQITNPEKGDDLYLTINRGVQQTTEQAIMDQIRKISTSSISAERAPYAKIGFAVAMEVETGKVVAMASMPDYDPNIWAGGSISQKDYDNIENVVNNGTITEIYPKYDSDEERKSHPSSLVPPGSTLKPLSVLIGLNEGLFTTESIYNDTGVFKFGKTGHEVPIGNAGGHVYGPLDPAKAIEKSSNPFMAAMIGSRLNQKYPGIEGVDVWDKYMKEFGLGVSTESGLRMEKKGSVDYYHEFETASAQSALIRASFGQQARYTALQLVQYVTMLANHGKRMKPQFVNEIKDFEGNVVQAFEPVVLNTVDFPDAYWKEIEKGMGKVGVQGFDGVSYTFNRKTGTAQSSVKGRMADNGVFIAYAPADKPKLAVAVIMPDGGFGGWAAAPVARKIFDAYDYEVGLNGVPGKAKDVAATTDTEAEGTETTVQ, translated from the coding sequence ATGTTGACGGATGATCCACAGAAAAGGGAAATTAATAATAAACGCCATTTCTCCTTTCGCCTGAACTTATTTTTCTTTATCGTCTTCGGTTTGTTTAGCGTACTGATTATTCAATTGGCTATTTTGCAGTTTGTAGAAGGGCCGACGCTTAGTGCGGCGGGCAGTAAGAAAAGCACACGGAATGTGAAAATCGCGCCGATTCGCGGCAATATTTACGACTCTGAAGGGAAAGCGATTGCCTATTCCACTTCGATGCAGTCGCTTTATTTCAGCATACCGCCCAATTATAAGTCGGCAGAGCTGAAGCAGCTTGCTACAGAGGAAGCTACCAGACTTGTAGAGGTATTTGATAAATACGGAGACCCGGCTTTTAAAATGACGGTGGAAGATGTCATTATGCAGATGGATTTAGGGTATAGGCTCAATACGATTTCGACGCCGAGGCGTATCAAAACAGGGCTGACGAATGCGGAGATTGCCTACTTTCTCGGCAATAAGAGCAGCTTTGTTGGCTTAGATATTATGGAAGAGAGCGTGCGTCACTATAGTCAGGATACGACGGCGGTTCAGCTTGTCGGATACTTGAAAAAATTTAAAGGTGTACGCGAAAACTTGGATTTTTATGGAGAAAAGGCGCAGGAAAAAGACCCTCAGCTCCAATATTTGGAGGATGAAGAGGTAGGGTTTGACGGCCTTGAGCTATTATATCAAGATATTCTGCGTGGTAAAAACGGGCTGAAAAGCTACCCGGTCAACAATCAGGAGGTTATTGTAGGCCCTGTACAAATTACGAATCCGGAAAAAGGCGATGACCTCTATTTGACGATTAATCGGGGTGTGCAGCAAACAACGGAGCAGGCGATTATGGATCAGATTAGAAAAATCAGTACCTCATCCATATCTGCTGAACGTGCGCCTTATGCAAAAATCGGCTTTGCAGTAGCGATGGAAGTGGAGACAGGCAAAGTAGTAGCAATGGCTAGTATGCCGGATTATGATCCGAACATTTGGGCTGGCGGCAGCATTAGCCAGAAGGATTATGACAACATTGAGAATGTCGTTAATAATGGAACCATTACGGAGATCTACCCGAAATACGATTCGGATGAGGAGCGTAAAAGCCATCCCTCTTCACTTGTTCCACCCGGATCGACGCTTAAGCCGCTTTCTGTTTTAATTGGACTAAATGAAGGCTTATTTACAACGGAATCGATTTATAATGATACAGGCGTATTCAAATTCGGTAAAACAGGTCATGAGGTTCCAATAGGTAATGCTGGTGGTCACGTCTATGGACCGCTTGATCCTGCTAAAGCAATTGAGAAATCCTCGAACCCCTTTATGGCTGCAATGATTGGGAGCAGGCTGAACCAAAAATATCCGGGTATTGAGGGTGTTGATGTCTGGGACAAATATATGAAGGAATTTGGCCTGGGTGTATCAACAGAAAGTGGACTTCGCATGGAGAAAAAAGGAAGCGTCGATTATTACCATGAGTTTGAGACAGCAAGTGCGCAATCCGCGCTCATTCGTGCCTCGTTCGGTCAACAGGCTCGTTATACTGCCTTGCAGTTGGTGCAGTACGTAACGATGCTTGCAAATCATGGCAAGCGGATGAAGCCGCAATTTGTCAATGAGATTAAAGATTTCGAAGGCAATGTTGTGCAAGCCTTTGAGCCCGTGGTACTCAATACAGTCGATTTCCCTGATGCTTATTGGAAAGAAATAGAAAAAGGAATGGGAAAAGTTGGCGTGCAAGGCTTCGATGGCGTAAGCTATACCTTTAATCGTAAGACAGGAACAGCACAATCGTCCGTTAAAGGCAGAATGGCGGATAACGGTGTATTTATCGCTTATGCCCCTGCTGACAAACCCAAACTCGCAGTTGCTGTCATTATGCCGGACGGCGGTTTTGGCGGCTGGGCAGCAGCGCCGGTTGCCCGTAAAATTTTTGATGCCTATGATTATGAAGTTGGCCTAAACGGCGTTCCTGGGAAGGCAAAGGATGTCGCGGCTACAACGGATACAGAAGCTGAAGGTACGGAAACAACGGTGCAATAA